DNA sequence from the Acidimicrobiia bacterium genome:
GAGTACGACATGGTCGATCCCGACTGCTCGCGGCCAGTTAAATCCCGTTGTTTCACGCTTGCTATCGGCCATCTGAGTCCGTCAATGTCGAAAATAGTCGTAATGCAACGCAGAGAAATTATATGACCATGCCGCGCGGAATCAGGCTTGCGAAGCCGCATTCAGCGCTGCCTTCCTGACCGGCGTTTCAAAAAACTTCACGACAATGCCGCGAAATCGTTGACTTCTAGCTGATTTTGGTTTTTCATTATTTGCGCATAGCGACCCGCGTTCTCGGGGAGGTGAGCGGTGAACAAATTGGAACTAGCAGAAAAAGTCGCTCAGGCGACAGGTCTCTCTAAAGACCAGGCGAACAACGCTGTGACCGCCTTAGTCAACTCGATGATGGCGGCGGTCGCCAAGGGTGAGACTGTAAGGATACCGGGCTTCGGCACATGGACGTCTAGGACGCGGCCAAAGCGTAAGGGGATTAACCCGCAGACCAAGAAGGTCATGCAGATTCCTGCGAAGAAGGTTCCCGCTTTCAAGCCGGGAAGCGTCTTCCGGGATGTCGTGGCTAATCCTAGCAAAGCCTCGAAGTTACTATCGCT
Encoded proteins:
- a CDS encoding HU family DNA-binding protein codes for the protein MNKLELAEKVAQATGLSKDQANNAVTALVNSMMAAVAKGETVRIPGFGTWTSRTRPKRKGINPQTKKVMQIPAKKVPAFKPGSVFRDVVANPSKASKLLSLPKPPAKQAAKKAAAKPAGKAAAKKTASSKPAAKKTAARKPAATGRTTARKTATGRATARKKK